The genomic region ttccccaaaatctcgcaatacatggccccggtcatcctctccttaatacagtgcagtcgtcctgtcccatgtgcagaaaaacacccccaaagcatgatgcttccacccccatgcttcacagtagggacagtgtttttgggatggtactcagcattcttcttcctccaaacacggcgagtggaattaagaccaaaaagttctattttggtctcatctgaccacataactttctcccattactcctctggatcatccaaatggtcataggcaaacttaagacgtgtgctgatttaagcaggggaaccttccgtgccatgcatgattttaacccatgacgtcttagtgtattacccacagtaaccttggaaacagtggtgccagctctcttcaggtcattgaccagctcctcccgtgcagttctgggctgattcctcacctttcttaggatcattgatacgccacgaggtgggctcttgcatggagccccagtccgagggtgactgacagtcatgtttggcttcttccattttctaataactgctccaacagttgatcttttttcaccaagctgcttggcaattgccccgtagccctttccagccttgtttacaattttgtctctggtgtctttggacagctctttggtcttagccatgttagtagttggagtcttactgattgtgtgggctggacaggtgtctttatgcagctaacgacctcaaataggtgcttctaatttggaataagtggagtggaggtggactttttagaggcggacgaACAGGTATTTGAGGGCCagcatttctgctgattggcaggtgttgaaatacttatttgcagcagtaacatgcaaataattataaaaaaaaaaaaaaaaatcatacattgtgatttccagatttgttttttttttggggggggggggggggggggagattatgtctctcacagtggacatgcacctaagatgaaaatttcagacccctccatgatttctaagtgggagaacttgcaaaatcgcagggtgttcaaatacttattttcctcactgtaactgttCCAAATTACTTTAGACCGTTTCACTGCAGTTATTCCTGAGAAATGAGCTAAATTTAAGTAATTTATTTGATACTGAACATTATTTGGAAGaatttaaaatgatttttttccttTCCGACAGGTTTAATGGGTAGACTGTCTGCTTTATCCAGTTTAGCACTGTAATAGTTGAACAAATCACAAGCAAATTTAAAATTAATGTATACGAGTATGTACACACTGCATGATACATTACAAAATGTACTACTTTAcccgtttatttttattttgctccTGAAATCCACACTGCATCCACTTCTCTCCTGGCATCAGAATAATCCAGTTTTTGGGGAGAGGTTTCTGGATCAAATGCATCCCAATCCTACCTAAACATTTTGAACACAAACCAAGGGTTTGATCTGGATCAGAACCGAGACTAGATGATCTAATTAGAGaaccccttttttttcttttgaatcacttttatccagattaatttttttttttaaacaactttcTCCACATGATTTCCAGGGACATTTTATATTTCATGGGGATGCTGCAACTAAATTATTTTCCGTATTATTAATGTGTCCATTATTTTCAGGATTAATCTATGAGTTATTTGGTCAATAGattagaaaatggtgaaaaagtgTTTCTCAAAGTGCAATATGACATCCTCAAATGTTTTGATAGATAATCAGTTTACTGTCAGAGGATGAAATAAACTAGTTacaaaaccagaaaatattcacattcaaGCTGAAATCAAGAGAATTTTGGACATTTAAAGAGACTCAAAATAATTAATCAATTACCAAAATACagttgcctcacaccaagaaggtgcTGGGTTGTTTCCAATCTGGTCCTTTGTGTGTGAAGTTTGCACGTTATccccgtgggttccctccggctttctcccacttccagagACACGAGGGTTGGTTAAGTGAAGTGGTGAATGTAAATTGTCCATaagtgtgaatgcatttgtctgtttatatgtgcacctgcctctcaccctatgactgctgggacaggctcaaaCCCGTCTCACCATGACGCTGAACTCAaataagctggtatagaaaattaatgaatgaccaAAATAGTTGGCAattaatttaatgttttttttgttccagtgttgaccaagtggttagtgcacttggttttagtgcggaaggttcccgcttcaaacccccccccccccccccccatttctctatgtagggtatccggcgtaaaacctgtgccaattcaacatgccgaTTCACTTCTGATTTTGAACCCTgagtgcaaataagggagcagctgaaggaacttacttttaCTGTTTATTGTTCCAGTTCCAATCTCAAGTGATTCAAACTGTACCATGAAACAGAATGAGGTGTGCACTGCGCAAGCAATTTTATTAGTGTTCCAGGTCCATCACTGCAACTGACCAATCACCTTATGTTGTTGCAGCATCACAACTTGAAGAAAAACAGATTTGTGGAGACACACtgtgttttgtgtatgtgtatctGGCACTGCCGTATCACACATATAAGCATTAAAATACTTTAAGCAATGCGACATCTGCTTTTGAGTGCATTTGCAAAAGGACCAGTGAAATCTAATGTTACATGCTGTGATGACACTGATCTGTTGCAACGATGGCCCTGGAACAACAGAGATGCTGCAGATGTTTCAGCAATATTATTCAGTAACTTTTATCGTTTACATTTTGACTCTCTAATGCTAAGGTAGGAAGACGAAGTTGAACCTGCAGCACCTTTCCAAATGACAAGCAAGAAACACAAAGGGTAGAATTACAACACCTTTTACTAAAGGACAGTGTTGTGTACAAACAATAAGAATTAGTAATCCAACCCCAATGAGAAATAAGGACAaatacaacaaaaagaaaaaatcttTTTGCCTCTTCCCAAATGTCCACTTCTGAGACTGAAACCAATAAAGAGAAAGACCCAACAAGATTCTGCACAGTAAATGCTTCCAATACCAGAAACAGGATTTAAAAAAACgtttcaactaaaaaaaaaaaaaaaaaaaagaagaaaagcagcAACTTAAAAGTCACACAGCAGCAGCCAGCAGGGGCAAACACCGGGGCATTCTGAGTTCGCCGGTAGGGGGCAACACAGTAAGTTCAGTCTCCAAAGTAGCGTATAAAACTCTCAGTCCTTGTACTCGGTGTACTTTTTGGCCGATCCGTGCACCTTGCTGACGGGGTACTTCAAACGGTTCAGGGCCATTTTGCGCAGCACGGCTTGTGGAAGGTCCACGCGACACTTCTCGGCCAGTTCCACGAGGTAGATCAAAACGTCACTCAGCTCATGCGCGAGCTGCTCCCGCTCGCCCTCCGTCCAGTCTGGCAGGCCCTCCGCCACCTCCCCTCTCCACTGGAACAGCTCCGCCACCTCGCCCACCTCCCCGACCAGCGCCAGCAGCAGGTTGCGTGGCTTGTGGAATTGGTTCCAGTCCCGCTCGTCCGTGAACTCCGCTTGCATTCGCCGGATATCCTCCACGGTGGGTTCGCGGCTGAAGGTGAACCTCTCCGCCGTTCCATTTGCCGCCAACTGGGACTTCTTGTTAGCTAATGTGTCGCCGCTGCTGCCGTTCAAACTGACCGACGACACGTCACCGTTTACTCCACAAGTTTCTTTTCCGTTCGTGGCCATCATCTTTTGGGTAATTTGTAAGCGCTGTGCTGCAGAAAAACAACGTAAACTGAGAGCCAGCACCTACCCGTGCGAAGAAATCCCGCCAGTTGTCACAACGCGGAAGTGACATAGTGCTTACCGGAAACGAAGCTTCTCTGCAGGCTGGGGTTTGTAGTTTTTAAAGTTCCCAGGAAGGAAACGCTGTGTTCAACATGGCAGCGTCCTCTGTGAGAGCGAGTGTTCTGCTGTGTAAAATTCCCAAACAGATGCTAATATTGTGTCCAAATACTTTGTGTGTTATCAGAAGAATAAGTACGTCAGCGTCCCCCTGCAGCAGACAGCCACAAGTCAGGGAAAAAAGGTAGGAAATGCTGCTGAGTTGGAAATATCCCACTTTTAGTTACTGATTTTAATCTAAAATAATGGATACCGACTTTACTCATTATTTTTGAATACAACGAAAATATGCTTCGTCCACAGAGTTCAGAGTTTTAATGTAACAGGGTACAGACAAAAGAATGCTTTAAAATGTATGTGCATTTTAAAAATATTGAGGATGGTTTAATGCGTGACCTGTTGTTGCTATGGTTACTTTGCATCTACACTCAGCTTTGTCCAAAATCACTCCAAACTAGGACTCCAGCTCACTGTTCTTTGCATTATTGATTAATCTGATGATTGTGGCTTTCTAATTAATGTATTATTTAGTGTGTAAAAtgtcataaaaacataaaactctGTTTCCAGAACATCAGGATATATTAAATGTGTTGTTCTGTCTGACCAGTAGTCCAAAGACTAAAAATGTTAAATTCACAATGACATAAACACATTATATTTGAGAAGCTGAAGCCAAAACAAGGCATTTTCCTGACTAACTGGCTTCACAGATAACTCCATTCTTCTAacagatgttttttttaaacagtcaaCACATATGAAAAGTCATCCCAGTCTACATGTTTTGTCTGTTCTTTAAATTGTACTTTCCAGTTTTGTTATATATTTCAACCCATATTTTCTCACATAGTGGGCATCATGTTTGTTGTCATGGTTTGCTATCTTTGAAGCTGACACTCACATGTAGGTGGGTGCCACAAATGCAGCTTGTCACCACAAATGCAGCTTGTCGTACGTCGCTTCCCCGTGTAAATGCACACATGCGcacgtgtgtaagtgtgtgtatcCAACATGCCATAGCTGTGCCATTTGCAGTGTGTTCCAGGCATTGCATCATTTGTTGATTTGTCTTACGACTGCCTCTGTTTTTGTACGTGGTCGCCACAGTGGGGTCCAGCACAGATCTGCAGTGAaagttcagttaattcaaaatgctgcagctagagtactgacagggactagaaggagagagcatatctcacccatattggcctctcttcattggcttcctgttaattctagaatagaatttaaaattcttcttcttacttataaggttttgaataatcaggtcccatcttatcttatggacctcatagtaccatatcaccccaatagagcgcttcgctctcagactgcaggcttacttgtagttcctagggtttgtaagagtagaatgggaggcagagccttcagctttcaggctcctctcctctggaaccagctcccaattcggatcagggagacagacaccctctctacttttaagattaggcttaaaactttcctttttgctaaagcttatagttagggctggatcaggtgaccctgaaccatcccttagttatgctgctatagacttagactgctgaggggttcccatgatgcactgagtgtttctttctctttttgctctgtatgcaccactctgcatttaatcattagtgattgatctctgctcccctccacagcatgtctttttcctggttctctccctcagccccaaccagtcccagcagaagactgcccctccctgagcctggttctgctggaggtttcttcctgttaaaagggagtttttccttcccactgttgccaagtgcttgctcacagggggtcgttttgaccgttggggtttttccgtaattattgtatggctttgccttacaatataaagcgccttggggcaactgtttgttgtgatttgacgctatataaataaaattgatttgattttgatttgaaagttttacaccggatacccttcttgacacaacttcaGTTCTACGTGGAGAAATGCACACAGCTCCTCGTCTTCTTAAGCAGTCTCCCAGCCAAGCACTAATGATGATgctctctgcttagcttctgagatgtgaCAAGATCAGGTGTACAGAGAGCAGATTGGCTGCAGGTAGTGCAGGTATTGCAAGCGTTGGCTTCCAAGGGGGCCTCACTGGTGACAGTATGGCATGAATAATTGTGCTCCATAAGCACCTAAAAAGAGGCCTTTGTGACATCATGAGGCCCTATGCACAGCGCCTGCTCTGGTTTTTGGGAGGGGCAGCCTTGTGACCCCAGCCAAGGCTGACACTCATTTACAGCAGGGTACACTGTgtaaatgcagatgaagtgtcttttccaaggaaATGGGTAGCATGAACAAGTCAAACCCAGGTCTGTATATTGATAGCCTGACTTCTAGCCAACTGAGTTACCAGCTCTGCACATTGTTCATCTGGTGGCAGACAAACTAGACATAAATTTAACCACATTTATTAATAATTTTCCATAATTCTCAATGTATATATCTAATCCATCcggcatccactaaccatccagcatgtggcagacacattaacaggttATTACACAGGTAAAACAAAGTTGCCCTAAGAGGCTTCAAAtaggtaatgtctaaccttacgaaCTCCTCccactgagcaagcacataggcaacagtggaaaggaaaaactccctctatccTTTTTttgagggagaaacctcaagcagaccagactcagaggggtgacccactgcttaggtcattctaatgGTAACAGAGATCAGATAAATAAAGAATCATCCAATATGCAAAACAAAATTCACTACACCAATACCGCTGCTTGTGCTgcggatgcacacacacacagagccccaCAACTAAGATGCTTTATGGTAGAGATTTCCTTTTGCAAACAAAATCACTTTTAATGAAGTATGCAACAAAATAAGATTGTATGATTGTTTTTGCAAACAAATGTTACTTGAATCACTACATTGAGTTGTTGCATCAGtttgaatgtgttgtgtgggccgctgaagaggaggtactgctggcccaccaccaccagagggcgccctgcttggagtgcgggctccaagcacgagagggcgccagacccagaagaagtgacagctgtcactcatcctctgcaccagctgtcactcgttatcatcactaccataaaagccggactgcaactccacctccccgccgagaaatcgactaccagtaccaaggtacacttctctgctgtgattattgcgaataataatctgatctgttttgcagctgtttttcctgttggtattccttatctgggatttttggcgtttggtgtgactgcgacgccttcgcctcacaccccaaaaccgataagtggttgaccaggagctgcacgagtgtgtgtgatttggaggtggaggtgctccctcccaactgtgtttggactgtaaattactgagtgtgcggactcacactcatacatcatctttctgttttctgccagcagtaccagggtcgacagccgaagacagaggccacctggggactcgggacttggcggctccggtgttcttcagaccgttggtggtggaggccgtgtgggacgcggcttctctctcgtcgggcgtcttctatcttcgagcctgcccacacgtcacctggtgtttattgactgtgagaattacgacacatttcgttgtgtattgtcacaacattaaattgttaccttttggcttactcattgtccgttcatttgcgccccctgttgtgggtccgtgctacgacaccttcacaacagaatgtttttaaaacttgATTTGGATACTGAAAATTCTGTCTTGTGAACACTCACTCTCTGGTCCAATATATTCTTTTCAGTTTCTAGTGCACAAAAATATTACAAAGCAATGCCTGAACTTTGACTGAGATGACTTGAGCTTAAAAGGCTCCTGACAGTGTAAactgaatgttgttgttttttttttatggttatTGTACAACTGTTTATCCTGAGCTAcaatttctggttttggttttgcAAACActcattatttttaatttatttattaatattttttactTTGGTTTTGTGTTCTTTTCTTGTTTCTTCTGTCTCAGTTCATCTCGTCACCTGGTTGGTGTGGTCGGGTTGGAGATCCATGCTCAAATTCAGTCCAACACCAAGTTGTTCTCTGGTGCAGCAGTTCGCTTCTCAGCACCGCCAAATTCCCTGGTGTCATTTTTTGATGCATCCTTGCCTGGAACATTACCAGTATGTGATAAATCAAATATAGATCCATACTGCACACATGAACATGTCActttttacaagcaaagatgccCTTTTCTTTTTGTACAGCTTCTTCAGATTATCACTTAATGTCCCCGTCTGACCTCAGGTCCTGAACAGACGATGTGTCGAGGCAGCAGTGATGACAGGACTGGCTCTCAACTGCACCATAAACAGAAAGTCACTTTTTGACAGGAAGCACTACTTCTATGCAGACCTGCctgtgagtgatttttttttctccccagagTGCCCCTTTGTGTCTACTGTTCTGAGTTAAAAGGTGGGAGTGAGAGAGTGATGGTATGCAGAAAGATGGCAACGATGGTGTTTGTGGGCACGTCTTATCTGCCAAACAGCAGTGTAGAGTTTGTGTCGTCCCGCTGTGTCATTGCTTTTGCTTTGATATAAGCTGTGCTTATCTGCCCACAGCTTCTCCATCAAAACTTTCCCGGTGAACTCTGACGGCCTTGAGGTCCGATTGAAATAGTGAACAAATCTCGCTGAAGCAGCAAAAATGCTGTTTGCCACACATGCAGAAAAATGATACAGAAATCTGTTAAAGAAAATGATCAGTGTTATTCACTTACCACCTCATTTCCTTCAGTACTACTTCTGTTTTTACATTATCCACAGGTCATTTCCCTTCCCATGCCTTTGCTGTTATAATTCAGGGCAAGCTGCTTTTTATACACATAATTTGATGCATTATTACAGTCTCAAATACAAAGAAGTCTTGTGCAAAATAATTATTCTGCCCATGATACATTGCATATAATGTAGctattgttttaattttaaatggACTAATTTTGTAATATCAGGAAAAAACATGTCATTACATAATATTTTGTGTAGAAAACAATTCCCCAAAAATGAAAGAGATTTGTAAGCAGAGGTCTGAAGATGATTTGCAGCTTCAGTAgttacacatacacatatgcacatgATATATGCATATtggcccttaaaaaaaaaagtactcatAATGCACAATATTCCGCTTGTCCATATGTTTGTGCATGCTTCTGTGGATATTATGCCATATCTCAGGAACAGATGGCACTATGGTCTTAATTTAGTGTCAGATTATTTGCAAGATGCATGTTTGTATAGGTGCATCTCACAACATTCTATAGGACATGCATCACTATATGACagttatactacaaaaatttaaataatcCGAAGTAACACTGATATTTCCATATAAGAGTCGTGT from Thalassophryne amazonica chromosome 15, fThaAma1.1, whole genome shotgun sequence harbors:
- the dctpp1 gene encoding glutamyl-tRNA(Gln) amidotransferase subunit B, mitochondrial, which produces MMATNGKETCGVNGDVSSVSLNGSSGDTLANKKSQLAANGTAERFTFSREPTVEDIRRMQAEFTDERDWNQFHKPRNLLLALVGEVGEVAELFQWRGEVAEGLPDWTEGEREQLAHELSDVLIYLVELAEKCRVDLPQAVLRKMALNRLKYPVSKVHGSAKKYTEYKD